A single window of Pyxidicoccus xibeiensis DNA harbors:
- a CDS encoding LysR family transcriptional regulator: MSGFTLHELQCFDAVVSGGSFQAAGERLHRSHPSVFAAVAKLEHQLGLSLLDRSGYRVRLTEAGRAFHRKARSLLREAEELHTHARQLAMGEEAELRVVLGDLCPLAPVLELVSRFFAQCPQTRLHLQFEAVSGPWERLLEDETDLIVHRVPKGDVRMEWIDLGRVAMVPVVAPGFLPFQPTTAISPQQMQAFTQCVIRDSARHPAEQGHFLVEGAPQCSVPDQLMKKELILHGMAWGHLPRFMIESELRDGRLLSIAGRHFPGVTEELVAARRRDRPHGPVASRLWDFLARHAPVLRPALGRMPRGKGVSGG; this comes from the coding sequence ATGTCCGGCTTCACGCTTCATGAGTTGCAGTGCTTCGACGCCGTCGTGAGCGGCGGCAGCTTCCAGGCCGCGGGCGAGCGGCTGCACCGCTCGCATCCTTCCGTGTTCGCCGCGGTGGCCAAGCTGGAGCACCAGCTGGGCCTGAGCCTGCTGGACCGTTCGGGCTACCGCGTGCGCCTCACCGAGGCCGGGCGGGCCTTCCATCGCAAGGCCCGCTCCCTGCTACGTGAGGCCGAAGAGCTGCACACGCACGCCAGGCAGCTGGCGATGGGGGAGGAGGCCGAGCTGCGCGTGGTGCTCGGGGACCTGTGTCCGCTAGCGCCGGTGCTGGAGCTGGTCAGCCGCTTCTTCGCGCAATGTCCGCAGACGCGGCTGCATCTACAGTTCGAGGCGGTGAGCGGTCCCTGGGAGCGGCTGCTGGAGGACGAGACCGACCTCATCGTGCACCGTGTTCCCAAGGGCGACGTACGGATGGAGTGGATTGACCTGGGCCGCGTCGCCATGGTGCCGGTGGTGGCGCCGGGTTTCCTGCCCTTCCAGCCGACAACCGCCATCTCGCCGCAGCAGATGCAAGCCTTCACCCAGTGCGTGATTCGGGACTCGGCGAGGCATCCTGCCGAACAGGGCCATTTCCTGGTGGAAGGCGCGCCTCAGTGTTCCGTGCCGGACCAGCTCATGAAGAAGGAGCTGATTCTGCACGGCATGGCGTGGGGACACCTGCCGCGGTTCATGATCGAGTCCGAGCTGCGGGACGGACGCCTGCTGTCCATCGCCGGACGGCACTTTCCCGGTGTGACCGAGGAGCTCGTGGCAGCGCGCCGGCGCGACCGGCCGCACGGGCCGGTTGCCAGCCGGCTGTGGGACTTTCTGGCCCGCCATGCACCGGTGCTGCGGCCGGCGCTGGGCCGCATGCCCCGGGGGAAGGGCGTCTCGGGAGGTTAG
- the pcaD gene encoding 3-oxoadipate enol-lactonase, translating into MESQPPAFISTGDGVRIAYRFDGAPDKPVLLLSNSIGTDLHMWDAQVPTLTGHFRLLRYDARGHGASDVPTGPYSLDRLGRDAVELLDVLGLQRVHVLGLSLGGFVAQWLGIHAPERVDRLVLAHTAAYLGPARQWDHAIAELLAAPDMQATAEMFLRNWFPARMLQANDRVVEAFRRTLLAMQLEGVAGSWAAVRDADLRRTVALVRNPTLVIAGAHDTVTSARHGEEIASAIPGARLKVLPAVHLSNVERPAEFLDAVVTFLTERT; encoded by the coding sequence ATGGAATCCCAGCCCCCCGCCTTCATCTCCACCGGCGATGGCGTGCGCATCGCGTACCGCTTCGACGGCGCGCCGGACAAGCCGGTGTTGTTGCTCTCGAACTCCATCGGTACCGACCTCCACATGTGGGACGCCCAGGTGCCGACGCTCACCGGACACTTCCGGCTGCTGCGCTACGACGCACGCGGCCACGGCGCGTCCGACGTCCCCACCGGGCCGTATTCGCTGGACCGGTTGGGGCGCGACGCGGTGGAGCTGCTGGACGTGCTGGGCCTGCAACGGGTGCACGTGCTGGGCCTGTCCCTCGGCGGATTCGTCGCGCAGTGGCTGGGAATCCATGCGCCGGAGCGCGTCGACCGCCTGGTGCTGGCCCACACCGCCGCCTACCTCGGCCCGGCCCGGCAATGGGACCACGCCATTGCCGAGCTGCTGGCAGCCCCCGACATGCAGGCCACCGCGGAGATGTTCCTGCGCAACTGGTTCCCGGCCCGCATGCTGCAGGCGAACGACAGGGTCGTCGAGGCGTTCCGCCGCACGCTGCTCGCCATGCAGCTCGAGGGTGTGGCCGGCAGCTGGGCCGCGGTGCGCGACGCCGACCTGCGCCGCACCGTCGCGCTGGTCCGCAACCCGACGCTGGTCATCGCGGGAGCGCACGACACCGTCACCTCCGCCCGCCACGGCGAAGAGATTGCCTCCGCCATTCCCGGCGCGCGGCTCAAGGTCCTGCCCGCGGTGCACTTGTCGAACGTCGAACGGCCGGCGGAATTCCTGGACGCCGTGGTGACCTTCCTCACGGAACGGACCTGA
- a CDS encoding FG-GAP-like repeat-containing protein, whose protein sequence is MKITQHRWAHPLQASTALMAMGQFRPRPILACASLLLSLFVMAGSAEAAATPKATKQRAGTQSLAYPTSANKFVGVSFHTKADFWHFWDFRTSVNIFHDTCLMDDPEPCGAGRFHWSLPLWGNPDGTREAVVKYRYLLYQDANGTLIDGTLSDAERQQLTPEQQAALLTGRGDKLYYGSDKKLLCFNKDDPNKPFELCRNAATGPVADIDYNGEVKPSPMVPNRPLIHDHADRLAAAGVDFIILDFTNAELRYNLFKQPTHALLKVFEERIHAGKATPRVVFHGPACDNAFTTPETIWAEFYGRYDPAVFFRFGGRPLYLYGSGNVTQPSVCTTSRFTVRRMEGLKESGRFWSYKDVTRPGSERRFAFQNGWPEEVSVTPAVGSCAMNMAQGTYHNPVTDSDFDCDAQLWRNNGQTFGMQAREALDVQPTFAIIWSWNEGGAQNCSTVPDLPACKGVDAHGNASWAYPYSHMADAFRWEGSADLEPTFHPDPAQRDLYVGLLKNFVTAFRRNKPIFTFRHAASGEWRLKFYRGRSDLAGHSNFNESFSWASGAHYQSAVADFSGDGQLDLAMRDTTTGRWSFMRHVAPGAYAGEGPYDWSPGAHYQPLVADFSGDGLVDLALRDTTTGTWHFTRNLGNYQFAGHCSFAWAQGAHYQPLVADFSGDGLVDLALRDTTTGTWHFMRNLGNCTFAGEPAFAGTVGAHYQPLAADVDGDGLMDIALRDPTVMQVNDPSDPNAPSYSLIHLSNGVAPFQFRSTEAYRGPPGAGWSVQMH, encoded by the coding sequence ATGAAAATCACACAGCATCGCTGGGCACACCCTCTGCAGGCGAGTACCGCCCTCATGGCCATGGGCCAGTTTCGCCCTCGCCCCATTCTTGCTTGCGCCTCTCTGTTGCTGTCCCTGTTCGTGATGGCAGGCTCGGCTGAAGCGGCCGCGACACCCAAGGCGACGAAGCAGAGGGCTGGCACCCAATCGCTCGCATACCCCACCTCGGCCAACAAGTTCGTTGGCGTCAGCTTCCATACAAAGGCTGACTTCTGGCACTTCTGGGACTTCCGGACTAGCGTTAACATCTTCCACGATACCTGCCTCATGGACGACCCAGAGCCGTGCGGCGCGGGGCGGTTTCACTGGAGCCTGCCCCTGTGGGGGAATCCCGACGGCACCCGCGAAGCCGTCGTGAAGTACCGATATCTGCTTTATCAAGATGCCAACGGCACGCTCATCGATGGGACCCTGTCGGACGCGGAGCGGCAGCAGTTGACGCCCGAGCAACAGGCGGCGCTCCTGACGGGGCGCGGCGACAAACTGTATTACGGCAGTGACAAGAAGCTGCTCTGTTTCAACAAGGACGACCCAAACAAACCCTTTGAGCTCTGTAGAAATGCAGCAACTGGCCCCGTCGCAGACATCGACTACAACGGAGAGGTCAAGCCGAGCCCGATGGTTCCCAACCGGCCCCTCATCCACGACCATGCCGACCGCCTCGCTGCGGCAGGCGTGGACTTCATCATCCTTGATTTCACCAACGCCGAGCTTCGCTACAACCTGTTCAAGCAGCCGACGCATGCACTGCTGAAGGTCTTCGAGGAGCGAATCCATGCTGGGAAGGCCACTCCTCGTGTCGTCTTCCACGGGCCAGCCTGCGACAACGCTTTTACGACGCCTGAAACAATCTGGGCCGAGTTCTATGGACGCTATGACCCGGCGGTATTCTTTCGCTTCGGCGGCCGTCCGCTCTACCTCTATGGCAGCGGCAATGTTACACAACCTTCAGTTTGCACGACAAGCCGTTTCACGGTCCGGAGAATGGAAGGCCTGAAAGAATCCGGCAGATTCTGGTCGTACAAGGATGTCACACGTCCCGGCAGTGAGCGCCGTTTTGCCTTCCAGAACGGATGGCCGGAGGAAGTGTCCGTGACTCCGGCGGTGGGCAGCTGCGCCATGAATATGGCCCAGGGGACCTACCACAACCCGGTAACTGATTCGGACTTTGATTGCGACGCGCAGCTCTGGCGCAATAACGGGCAGACCTTCGGCATGCAGGCACGCGAGGCGCTGGACGTTCAACCGACGTTCGCCATCATCTGGTCCTGGAATGAGGGAGGCGCACAGAACTGCTCGACGGTGCCTGACCTGCCGGCGTGTAAAGGCGTCGATGCGCATGGCAACGCATCCTGGGCCTATCCATACTCGCACATGGCGGACGCCTTTCGATGGGAGGGCTCAGCTGACCTCGAGCCTACATTCCACCCAGACCCTGCGCAGCGTGACTTGTACGTTGGCCTTCTGAAGAACTTTGTCACGGCATTTCGTCGGAACAAGCCCATCTTCACCTTCCGCCACGCAGCGTCTGGAGAATGGAGGCTGAAATTCTACCGAGGAAGGTCCGACCTGGCGGGCCACTCCAACTTCAACGAGTCGTTCAGCTGGGCTTCCGGGGCACATTACCAGTCTGCGGTCGCCGACTTTTCGGGTGACGGCCAACTGGACCTCGCCATGAGGGACACGACCACCGGGCGCTGGAGCTTCATGCGCCATGTCGCTCCAGGCGCCTACGCGGGAGAGGGCCCATACGATTGGTCGCCCGGCGCCCATTACCAGCCCCTGGTTGCGGACTTCTCGGGGGATGGGCTTGTGGACCTCGCCTTGCGCGACACCACTACGGGCACGTGGCACTTCACGCGAAACCTCGGCAACTACCAGTTCGCGGGGCACTGTTCGTTCGCCTGGGCGCAAGGCGCGCACTACCAGCCCCTGGTCGCGGACTTCTCGGGGGATGGGCTTGTGGACCTCGCCTTGCGCGACACCACTACGGGCACGTGGCACTTCATGCGCAACCTCGGCAACTGCACCTTTGCTGGCGAGCCTGCATTCGCAGGGACTGTCGGCGCGCACTACCAGCCCCTTGCCGCGGACGTAGACGGTGATGGCCTGATGGATATTGCCTTGCGCGACCCAACAGTCATGCAAGTCAATGACCCGAGTGACCCGAACGCCCCGAGCTACAGCCTCATCCATCTCAGCAATGGTGTCGCACCCTTCCAGTTCCGGAGCACTGAGGCATACCGGGGCCCGCCTGGTGCTGGCTGGTCGGTCCAGATGCACTGA
- a CDS encoding leucine-rich repeat domain-containing protein has product MTDELMFRTVRYAPPPFTGLRSRDGLLCAGDLLFEGEPQLQRDVHALRVIEVVRALRVATGPRAAALRSEIRTLAVECPRVVGESFDVRWLTGLTALEGLRVYSFTGIIGAGALAELPLLRHAELFASRQEEPSADRYDRDRHLARGILDLEGIARSRSLEVLHFRGGGLGDLRALSGLATLRRLAVHEHQPLSTTGLEDLPLESLELALPEEGNDLTALTTLRALRSLSFSGRLSATAARVIARCRVPILSLSGTEDDADPALVTALPDAEELRLKLPSLDRYSQTSRLSVTSLEVGSVDDAALRLLARAPRLRTLDITWLTATDLAPIADLPKLCALGFVYARQLRSLDRVPTAVFLGYRSPTDVPIELVLKDSPLASIRQLGHLRGVEHLDLSGCTQLTSLWGLEGMDELRSIDLRGCSRLVDMSSLEALPALRKVLADKQGPLEPFPPSLWSRVDWSNRRKRR; this is encoded by the coding sequence ATGACCGACGAGCTGATGTTCCGGACGGTTCGCTACGCGCCCCCGCCATTCACCGGCCTGCGGAGCAGGGACGGTCTGCTTTGTGCCGGAGATCTATTGTTCGAGGGGGAGCCCCAGCTGCAGAGGGACGTGCACGCGCTGCGTGTCATCGAGGTGGTGCGTGCCCTCCGCGTCGCGACCGGGCCGAGGGCCGCCGCCCTTCGGAGCGAGATCCGCACACTGGCCGTGGAATGTCCGCGTGTCGTCGGCGAGTCGTTCGATGTTCGCTGGCTCACGGGCTTGACGGCACTCGAGGGTCTCCGGGTGTACTCGTTCACCGGCATCATCGGCGCGGGGGCTCTCGCCGAGCTGCCCTTGCTGCGCCATGCCGAGCTCTTCGCGAGCCGCCAGGAGGAGCCCTCCGCGGACAGGTATGACCGGGATAGGCATCTGGCGAGAGGGATTCTCGACCTCGAAGGAATCGCACGCAGTCGGAGCCTGGAGGTCCTCCACTTCCGCGGGGGGGGCCTCGGCGACCTCCGTGCGCTGTCGGGCCTGGCAACGCTCCGGCGGCTGGCCGTCCACGAGCACCAACCCCTCTCCACCACGGGCCTCGAAGACCTTCCCCTCGAATCGCTGGAGCTCGCGCTTCCCGAAGAGGGCAACGACCTCACGGCGCTCACGACGCTCCGCGCGCTGCGTTCACTCTCCTTCTCCGGGCGCCTCTCCGCCACGGCCGCCAGGGTCATCGCGAGGTGCCGGGTCCCCATTCTGAGCCTGTCCGGCACTGAGGACGACGCGGACCCCGCCCTCGTCACGGCGCTTCCCGACGCCGAGGAGTTGCGGCTCAAGCTCCCCTCGCTGGACAGGTACAGCCAGACCTCGCGACTTTCCGTGACCTCGCTCGAGGTGGGCTCCGTCGACGACGCGGCGCTTCGCCTGCTGGCGCGCGCGCCACGACTGCGCACCCTCGACATCACGTGGCTGACCGCGACCGATCTCGCGCCCATCGCGGACCTTCCGAAATTGTGCGCGCTCGGCTTCGTCTACGCCCGGCAGCTTCGTTCGCTCGACCGGGTGCCCACTGCCGTCTTCCTGGGGTACCGAAGTCCGACGGACGTCCCCATCGAGCTGGTGCTGAAGGACAGCCCGCTCGCCTCCATCCGGCAGTTGGGCCACCTCCGAGGCGTGGAGCACCTGGACCTCAGTGGCTGCACCCAGCTCACGTCCCTGTGGGGGCTGGAGGGAATGGACGAGCTGCGGTCCATCGACCTCCGCGGGTGCTCCAGGCTCGTGGACATGAGCTCGCTCGAAGCGCTTCCCGCGCTGCGCAAGGTCTTGGCTGACAAACAGGGCCCGCTCGAGCCGTTTCCGCCAAGCCTCTGGTCGCGGGTGGATTGGTCGAATCGGCGCAAGCGTCGCTAG
- a CDS encoding glycosyltransferase family 4 protein, protein MSTSPPCIAFAIETTLGNAVFLQNLKNAMARRNDILPVWLPIDEHADDLWEQLPLVRSRLSLRGGLRTRAALRRAVAQVPVRAAVVHTQRMAHLAHDFMSRVPSVISTDATPSGLEDYLRYYGLRSQHAGWVGRAKNALHRRTYAVAKGMLSFSEFTKGSLVKEYGVPDARIHVVWPSVDTGLWCPKPEGKPRDGVVRLLFVGGDLGRKGGELLLRWARETRLRGWQLDLVTSTTFEAPPGVRVHVGVQPNSPELIGLAQAADLFVLPTMADMSSWAIAEAKAAGLAVVTTPTGGVGELVRDGVDGQLVPVGDYAALASTLDTLVASPDTLRAMGQEARRMAVERMDLHTMCDRMLAFIRGVTGV, encoded by the coding sequence ATGTCGACGTCGCCCCCATGCATCGCCTTCGCCATCGAGACGACTCTCGGTAACGCGGTCTTCCTCCAGAACCTCAAGAACGCGATGGCCCGGCGCAACGACATCCTGCCGGTGTGGCTGCCCATCGACGAACACGCCGACGACCTCTGGGAACAGCTGCCCCTCGTGCGCTCGCGCCTGTCCCTCAGAGGGGGCTTGCGGACACGCGCGGCCCTGCGACGGGCCGTCGCGCAGGTGCCGGTGCGGGCCGCTGTCGTCCACACGCAGCGGATGGCGCACCTGGCCCATGACTTCATGAGCCGTGTGCCGAGCGTGATTTCGACGGACGCCACTCCCAGCGGCCTGGAGGACTACCTGCGGTACTACGGGTTGCGCTCCCAGCATGCGGGCTGGGTGGGCCGGGCGAAGAACGCGCTGCACCGCCGCACGTACGCCGTGGCGAAGGGGATGCTGTCCTTCTCGGAGTTCACCAAGGGCTCGCTGGTGAAGGAGTACGGCGTCCCCGACGCGCGCATCCATGTCGTCTGGCCCAGCGTCGACACGGGGCTGTGGTGCCCGAAGCCGGAGGGCAAGCCTCGCGACGGGGTGGTGCGGCTGCTCTTCGTGGGAGGTGACCTGGGGCGCAAGGGCGGCGAGCTGCTGCTGCGCTGGGCCCGGGAGACACGCCTGCGCGGCTGGCAGTTGGACCTGGTGACGTCCACCACCTTCGAGGCGCCTCCCGGCGTTCGTGTCCATGTCGGCGTGCAGCCCAACTCGCCCGAGCTGATTGGCCTCGCCCAGGCCGCGGACCTGTTCGTGCTACCGACGATGGCGGACATGTCGTCCTGGGCGATTGCCGAGGCGAAGGCCGCGGGCCTCGCGGTGGTGACGACGCCCACCGGTGGCGTGGGAGAGCTGGTGCGCGACGGCGTGGACGGGCAGCTCGTACCGGTGGGGGACTACGCGGCGCTCGCGAGCACGTTGGACACGCTGGTGGCGAGCCCGGACACGCTGCGTGCCATGGGCCAGGAGGCCCGCCGCATGGCCGTGGAGCGGATGGACCTGCACACGATGTGCGACCGGATGCTCGCCTTCATCCGCGGGGTGACCGGCGTCTGA
- a CDS encoding SMI1/KNR4 family protein, producing the protein MEMTELWRRLKAWFQDYAPEVVASLNPGATEAQLVQLEERLGRRLPEDFRESYLLHNGQDDDATGLVFGMEIQPLDWSMEQMNWLEEFPRMAPDLLHNEGARPAEAVHSLRAHPAWVPVTWDSGGNYMGLDMAPGPRGQVGQVIIFGSRENTNYVVASSWRALLELVLHMLENGNVDLGDKERSTRPMDPLVPPSSHFHDYIAHLYKRAGAARDRPPSLEDVTLTAASEFIRPFGADREARLRRWATGLEFFRLYLQEGRDGDAFVVSLRCSTGQELRETQQSLEAVLRELQLNEDIARFTSEGEVLSLLLSGTEGESWNVTDADFEQARRVEEALQPYRARILSPPRASPRCICPEYYPGFWGLAAHVPLREP; encoded by the coding sequence CAGTTGGTGCAACTCGAGGAGCGGCTCGGGCGCCGCCTGCCCGAGGACTTCCGCGAGTCGTACCTGCTCCACAACGGGCAGGACGACGACGCGACCGGGCTCGTCTTCGGCATGGAAATCCAGCCCCTGGACTGGAGCATGGAGCAGATGAACTGGCTCGAGGAGTTCCCCAGGATGGCTCCCGACCTGCTGCACAACGAGGGGGCGAGGCCCGCGGAGGCCGTCCATTCCCTCCGCGCGCACCCCGCCTGGGTCCCCGTCACCTGGGATTCCGGTGGCAACTACATGGGGCTCGACATGGCTCCGGGCCCCAGGGGTCAGGTCGGCCAGGTCATCATCTTTGGCTCGCGCGAGAACACCAACTACGTGGTGGCCTCGAGCTGGAGGGCATTGCTCGAGCTGGTGCTTCACATGCTGGAGAACGGGAACGTGGACCTGGGCGACAAGGAAAGGTCCACGCGGCCGATGGACCCGCTGGTTCCTCCGTCCTCGCACTTCCACGACTACATCGCACACCTCTACAAGAGGGCCGGAGCGGCGCGGGACCGCCCACCCTCGCTGGAGGACGTGACCCTCACGGCCGCGTCGGAGTTCATCCGCCCGTTTGGGGCGGACCGCGAGGCGCGGCTCCGGCGGTGGGCCACCGGGCTCGAGTTCTTTCGCCTCTACCTGCAGGAGGGCAGGGACGGGGACGCGTTCGTGGTCTCGCTCCGGTGCTCGACGGGGCAGGAGCTGCGCGAGACCCAGCAGTCCCTGGAGGCGGTGTTGCGGGAGCTCCAGCTCAACGAGGACATCGCGCGCTTCACGTCCGAAGGGGAGGTGCTCTCCCTGCTGCTCTCGGGCACCGAAGGAGAGTCCTGGAACGTCACCGACGCGGACTTCGAGCAGGCCCGGCGCGTGGAGGAGGCACTCCAGCCCTACCGGGCGCGAATCCTCAGCCCACCCCGGGCCAGCCCCAGGTGCATCTGTCCGGAGTACTACCCCGGGTTCTGGGGTCTGGCTGCTCACGTTCCGCTCCGGGAGCCGTGA